In Cucurbita pepo subsp. pepo cultivar mu-cu-16 chromosome LG10, ASM280686v2, whole genome shotgun sequence, the DNA window CAAAGTTAAAAGCCGAGGAAAATCAAGCTAGTTCAGAAATTGCTGTTTTGAAGTCTAGGAGTAGTGCTGCTGAAGCAAGGCTGGCGGCTGCTCGGGAACAATCTCAGTCTGCACAAGAAGAGGCAGAAGAGTGGAAGAGGAAATTTGACATTGCTTTACGAGATACTAAAGCTGCTCTTGAGAAAGCTGCACTTGCAGAAGAACGCACGAATAAGCAAACAAGGCTTAGGGAAGATACTTTGAGGAAAGAATTCTCTATTACTTTGGCTGAAAAGGTGAGCCTTCATCACCCACCCCATTCACAACTCACAAACATTTGCAAGCATATTCTACCTCTACACTTGAATTCTTGGAGTGCTATAATGGGAAgtatctgattttttttttctttctcgatGCAGGAGGATGAACTAAAAGACAAGGCAACAAAAATTGAGCAAGCCGAGCAGCATTTGACAACTTTACGGCTTGAGCTGAAGGTAAACTTCTTAGATCTCAAAAGATGTTGTCAGGACATTTCTTAGcccatttatttatgatttgtgTTTACTGAAGTCAATATCGTGGCACAGTAgatgatttgaaattcaaaatgcACTTTTTTAGCGAAAAAAATAAGTAGTTAAATAAGCAAAGCCATCATGGTATATTGCGACAATTTTAGTTCCATCCGATATTATGTTTCAAGGCTTTTCCCATCATTCTCAACTCTTATATGCTGGCATGCCACAGCATGTGGATATCAGTTTGCATCTCAATGATGAAAGcaaaacatatcattcatgtataaataatgtttcgtctGCAGGCTGCCGAGTCAAAAATTGGGAGTTACGATGTGGAAGTATCTTCTTTGAGGCATGAAATAGAAGAACTAAAAGAGAGGTTGGAAACAACAAATGCAAGGGCTCAATCATTTGAGAAAGAAGCAAGGATTTTGCAACAAGAAAAGGTTCATTTGGATCAGAAGTACTTATCTGAATTCCAAAGGTTTGATGAAGTTCAGGAAAGGTGTAGACTTGCCGAACTTGGCGCTAAGAAGGCTACTGAAATTGCTGATAAAGCAAGAAATGAAGCTAGTGCTGCTCAAGAGGGAAAGAATGAGATGCAGAGGTTGGCAATGGAGCGGTTGGCCCAAATCGAGAGGGCAGAGAGGCAAATTGAAAATCTGGAAAGGCAGAATAAAGATTTGGTGGAAGAGGTGCAACGAATTCGGGGGTCAGAAATGGAAGCTCGTTCAAGAGTTGCGTCATTGGAAGCCAGAGTtgtagaaagagaaaaagaaattgagtcTCTATTGAAATCAAACAATGAGCAGCGTACAAGCACTGTTCAAGTTCTTCAGGGCCTTCTGGATTCAGAACGTTCTGCACATGCAGAGGCCAACAATAGGGCCGAGGCTCTCTCTCTTCAGTTGCAATCTGCACATGCAAAAATTGATCTACTCCAACAAGAGGTGACTAAAATTCGTCTTAATGAGACAGCTTTAGATAGTAAGCTGAAGACTGCTTCTCATGCGAAACGGCTTAGGGCGGATGATGGTGAGATGGGCATGGAACACGTTCAAGACAAGGATACAAGCGAGAGAATTTTAAGAGTAAACAAAAGATCTAGAAGCACTAACAGTCCCATGAGGTACACCCAGCCGGAGGATGGTGGATCAATTTTCGAGGGCAATGAGGATAATCATCATAGCCAACAACCAAATCAGGAGGATTATACCAAGTTCACTGTCCAGAAGCTTAGGCAAGAACTCACAAAACATAATTTTGGTGTCGAACTGCTTCAGTTGAAGAATCCCAACAAAAAGGACATTCTTGCGCTCTATGAGAAATGCGTACTCAAACGATGATAAGTAGATTTGTGCTTAGGATTTGTATAGGTTGATGAATGTAATCTACATGAAGACGAAATTGTTAATCTATCCTGTAGGATTAGAGAGCGTTTTCAAGTCTGGATTATGGATTTTGGCGCTGATTTTTCTCACCATCTGATTTCTAGAatgtgtttgaatttttgtgtATTCAGTGTTTGACCTTTTGCGAGTCTAAGCCCGTGtatcaagaagaaaaattgtGGGTTATATTTGTTAGTTGGGAACAAATATGTATCTAACTTGACAGCCAAGAATGCCTTCAGCTTTGGGTTCACTAGATCTGTTTTTACAGTGCCTCTCTTCTACATTCCTCTGCTGCAGCAGCTTTTCTTTGATGGAATTTTAGCTTTAGAACTCTTAAATCCAGGTGTTATTGGATAATTTGTATGTAACTAGTACTCTAATGTGATTCACTTGTAGGCATTTTGGATGGGTTTGCATGCGtaatctagagagagagaagatgaGGAGGATGAACATACCATACAGTTTCCATGCCGGAGGCTTTTTTGAGGGTTTGGACCTTACAACTTGAACCTAACAACGTACATTTTAAGCTTATCAACACTATGGTTGAATTCAACTTCTTAAAACTAGTTAATTATTCATTACACGTAATTAGAACTCATCATTGGGTTGCTGCAATCAATAAAAACTGCACTTATTTCAGGCGAATGGCCACCGCCATCCCATTGTGTAGTCGGGTTCTGATGGGAGCAGCTTTGGCGAGGCCGTTTTTGGAAGAAGACCTTTGAAGCGACCAATTGGCCGTCTTTCTCGTGCTCTGTAACACCCAGATGGTACTGATGCATTATCCAGTTTGTCTTTTGAGGCTTCCTTTGGTTCCCATGGTTGGAATACAGAACTAAAATCTTCTTGAAACCTATCACAACGCCGCCGCCCATGACTGGCCTTGTCTTCCCGGTTTTGTGCCATCTTGTGTCGCTGCCTTCTTCGTCTGCTTTAACTTTCCTGCGTTTTCTTGTGCCGGCCGTATATGCTTTTGATGGGCGATGAAAAAAGTGCCGGATTTGGCCGTCTTTCCTCATTCCTGCAATTGCCCAAGCACAAAGCTTTCGAATTTCATGTACGTTtaatcttcctcttccttcttaaaattttaaattaaatatatcacTAAATACATTTGCAACTCTTTTCTATTCTAAGAGGTTGACAGACAATCCCAATTGCACGTTTTAAAACGACATACAAACATAGCAACATTAACTTGATGATCAAAAGCTCCAAgacataaaaacaaagaattatttgtttaGACATTGGATCGTTCCATTCTTGAAATAATTCTCAAAAAAGACATATCCAAAGATACATGGGACTCTATAAAGAAGAAATATCCAAGTTCAACTCGGGTTAAACAAGCTCAATGACAAACATTGAGGAAGAATTTGAGACACTCCACATGAAGATAGGAGTCACTATCAACAACTATTATGAAAgctaatgaaacaaaattgatatCAAAGTAGTGGAAAAGATATTGCGCTCTATGACtccaaaattcaattatgTGTAGGCTCTTAGGCTAAGTATAGTCTATACAAAACACGATTCAACttagactttttctttctcccctTTTTCAAATCCATGTGATTGttgaacaaaaacatattcagTTAATTTTCTAAGCAAGAAGGCAAATTTGACATCTAACTGGAGAAAAAGTCTACGAGTTCATACTTTATATGGACTAAAATAAGCACATTGAGTTTGGTATAGTCTCAAtgagagatatttttttatgtgtgGATTTACAAAATCAGAGCATAAACCCACTTTATTCACTAAGGTGGATGAGAAGAGAATTagtatgatttgatttttatagAAAGTACGGTGCATTGATGATGGAGTTCAAGAAATCAATGATGTTAGAATCTCTCAGGATTGACcggagaaaaataaattttttttcttagtctTGTAAGTAATATATAAAGTTGGAAGGTATTTTTTAGTGTTAGAATAAGTATGTGGCTAATCTCTGGAAAGATCCATTCAAATTCTATTCATAATGAATGGTTCCAAGAAGTAAATTGGACAAAGATGAAgatggaaaagaaattaacaagatgttctgaaaaaaaaagaaaagaaaaaaaaaaagattgattgTTTAATGTATGCAGTAGCTACCCAACTAGACATCATGTACGTTATGAGTAAAGTTAGTAGATGCatggaaagtccaaagaagttCCACCGGCAAGAAGTGAAGAGAATTATAGTTAATCTCAAAGAAACATGCGAATTTGGAACGTTGTATCAGAGAATAGAAGAAAAAGTGTAATTGGTTATACTAATAGTAACTATGGTAATGACATCAAAGACCATGATATGTTTGCGTACCAGGCAAATTTTGAGGGTGGGTGTAACAAATCCCATCATCTCCCTCTAATGTAGTAATGAATTCATGGATGAGAGGATGAAGCTTTCGCTTATCTCGTTCCACTTTCGCCTCTAAATGTTCCAGAATTTGTTGGTCGCTTGGATCGAACTTCACTCCCGCCGGAGCCCTCCCCCAATCTTCCAATCCGccctaaattaattaatcaaatatatcaCAGATGACTCCAAAATCTTATCATCTCGTGTCGTTCATcatgtttaaataaattacctGGAGTTGGAGTTGGAGTTGGAAGTGAAGAGAGTGTGCGCAGGTTGGGCCAGCTAGGGCTGGAAATGCGACGGGTGATCGGTCATCTTGGTGGTTTCCGTCTGTGAAGACGGCGTCGTTTGTGTTACTGAACCAGATCATCATATCACCACCACATTTGTTTCCACTTCCAGGTTTTGATtacccaataaataaatattggaaTCGGGAGGGGCAAAGTTGGGAATAAAGAAAGTTCTTTCAATCtgcctcgttttctaaaaccttctcttaaaattgaggctagaggctcgagtatatgtcgcttggccgtaggcgacgtaaGAATGAATTGACTTAGCTTAGTTGTCGTTGGAAGATGAGTGCTGCACAATCGCAaatccgctgccatcaaaagtgcgattgtgacactacTAATCAAGTAGGGAAGTCCCTCGGTCAAAGGGCtaaaaatgtcaaacaaaaattGGTTGAGGGAACGGGTCCCTTCCACCGCCATAACAAATCCTCCAATTTATACACAAACTTCCAGCCAAATTCCACctcttatttgaaaattataatattcccatattcaaagaattttaaattttttatttgtatttttgttcAGTTTTCTTGTAAATTGAATCAACTTCATGTGAAAAGTCAATATTTCcaactttttctaattttattatatactcaaattttaataaggtTACGTAGAAGAACTATGAAGAGGACATGAACATAAAGAATAGATCGtattaattatgtaattaaatatatctACATAACAAAAAGGAGAttgattcattaattaattaatcaaacgCATAGCTGAGCCTCCAGATTGTTGAAAATGGCAACCACTTGACCGATCGCCGGCCTGCTCTTTCTGCAGTTCCCGACACAAGCCAGAGCCACCTTCCCCATTCTCATCAATGGCTTCAAATCAGAAGGGTACTCGATTCTTGGGTCCAGTAGCTCACTGAACCTCATCTCCTTTATCAATGGCAGCGCCCACTTCACCAGCCACCCTTCCTCGCAGCCCCTTCCACTCAAAAGCTCCAACAGCACAACCCCATATCCGTACACGTCGTTTTCCTTGCAACTCCCCTGCCCGCCTTTCCCCTGCCAGTATTCCTCGTCCACATACCCTACCAATCCCCTTTTCTCTCTCGCCGCTAAGAAATTCAGCCCGTAATCGCTCAATTTCGCGCTGAATTTCGCGTCGATTAGTATGTTTGAGGGCTTCACGCAGCCATGGATCACGCTAGGGGCCATCGATTCGTGTAGATATTGAAGTCCTCTGGCTGTCCCTGCTGCGATTTTCACACGATGGCTCCAATTTAAGAGGAATCCCCCATCTGGGTTTTGGTGTAAGTACATGTCCAAATTCACGACGCCGGCGTATTCCATCACGATGATTCGTTCGCCGGGGGCTTCGGAGTAGCCGGTGATGGTGACGAGATTTGGGTGTTGGGCAGAAGAGAGGGATTTAACTACAGAAGAGAATCCAAATCCAGCGTTATTATTGCTTAGAACCAACCATGGGTAGATTCTTTTGACGGCGATGAGCTCGCCCGTGTCCAATAAGGCAGCGTAGACGGTGCCCAATCGGCCTTGACCGATGACGCGGCGGTGGCTGAAACCTTCAGTGGCGGTGTCGATGTCGATTAGCGTGTAGGATCGGATAGAGGGCTTTGACGGCGGCGGGGTTTCGTCGGCGAGTTGGCGATGACGGTGGCTGTTTCTGCagatgaagaagaggagaacaGAGAGAAGTGCGatgaaagaggaagaacagagtGCCAAGATGAAGTAATAAGCAAGCTTCTGGGTATGCTTCATTTTGGCGTTAATGGATAAAACAGAAGAAGTGGGTTTCCGCCATTAAAACAGAGAAT includes these proteins:
- the LOC111804231 gene encoding probable serine/threonine-protein kinase PBL22, encoding MKHTQKLAYYFILALCSSSFIALLSVLLFFICRNSHRHRQLADETPPPSKPSIRSYTLIDIDTATEGFSHRRVIGQGRLGTVYAALLDTGELIAVKRIYPWLVLSNNNAGFGFSSVVKSLSSAQHPNLVTITGYSEAPGERIIVMEYAGVVNLDMYLHQNPDGGFLLNWSHRVKIAAGTARGLQYLHESMAPSVIHGCVKPSNILIDAKFSAKLSDYGLNFLAAREKRGLVGYVDEEYWQGKGGQGSCKENDVYGYGVVLLELLSGRGCEEGWLVKWALPLIKEMRFSELLDPRIEYPSDLKPLMRMGKVALACVGNCRKSRPAIGQVVAIFNNLEAQLCV
- the LOC111803492 gene encoding NAC domain-containing protein 10-like: MMIWFSNTNDAVFTDGNHQDDRSPVAFPALAGPTCAHSLHFQLQLQLQGGLEDWGRAPAGVKFDPSDQQILEHLEAKVERDKRKLHPLIHEFITTLEGDDGICYTHPQNLPGMRKDGQIRHFFHRPSKAYTAGTRKRRKVKADEEGSDTRWHKTGKTRPVMGGGVVIGFKKILVLYSNHGNQRKPQKTNWIMHQYHLGVTEHEKDGQLVASKVFFQKRPRQSCSHQNPTTQWDGGGHSPEISAVFIDCSNPMMSSNYV
- the LOC111803490 gene encoding guanylate-binding protein 7-like isoform X2, whose translation is MFVYNQMGGIDEAALDRLSLVTQMTKHIRVRAASGRTTSAELGQFSPIFVWLLRDFYLDLVEDNRRITPRDYLELALRPVQGSGRDIAAKNEIRDSIRALFPDRDCFTLVRPLNNENDLQRLDQISLDKLRPEFRSGLDAFTKFVFERTRPKQVGATVMTGPVLVGITESYLDALNQGAVPTITSSWQSVEEAECRRAYDHAAEVYTSTFDRSKPPEEAALREAHETAVQKSLAAFNLGAVGAGPVRKKYEGLLEKFYRKAFEDYKRNAYTEADLQCTNAIQSMEQRLRAACHASDANINNVVKVLGTLLSEYEASSHGPGKWQKLATFLHRSLDGPVHDLIKRLIDQVGSEKNSLALKCRSIEDQLNLLKKQLEASEKYKSEYLKRYEDAINDKKKLADDYMNRISNLQGSCSSLDERCSSLKKTLDQANQESLDWKRKYETVLSKLKAEENQASSEIAVLKSRSSAAEARLAAAREQSQSAQEEAEEWKRKFDIALRDTKAALEKAALAEERTNKQTRLREDTLRKEFSITLAEKEDELKDKATKIEQAEQHLTTLRLELKAAESKIGSYDVEVSSLRHEIEELKERLETTNARAQSFEKEARILQQEKVHLDQKYLSEFQRFDEVQERCRLAELGAKKATEIADKARNEASAAQEGKNEMQRLAMERLAQIERAERQIENLERQNKDLVEEVQRIRGSEMEARSRVASLEARVVEREKEIESLLKSNNEQRTSTVQVLQGLLDSERSAHAEANNRAEALSLQLQSAHAKIDLLQQEVTKIRLNETALDSKLKTASHAKRLRADDGEMGMEHVQDKDTSERILRVNKRSRSTNSPMRYTQPEDGGSIFEGNEDNHHSQQPNQEDYTKFTVQKLRQELTKHNFGVELLQLKNPNKKDILALYEKCVLKR